One Aliiroseovarius sediminilitoris DNA window includes the following coding sequences:
- the hemC gene encoding hydroxymethylbilane synthase yields the protein MTHAYPTPDTPLKIGTRGSPLALAQAHETRRRLMAAFDLPEAAFEIVVIHTTGDDRALIDADRPLKEIGNKGLFTKEIEEAMLDGRIDIAVHSMKDMPTEQPEGLVLDCNLPREDTRDAFVSINYRSIRDLPKGAVVGTSSLRRKAQLLNRRPDLEVVEFRGNVQTRLKKLEDGVAEATFLAMAGLNRLGMDGVPKTAIPTEEMLNAVAQGAIGIERRADDLRVKEMLDAIHDAETGQRLAAERAFLGALDGSCETPIAALATLDGDTLTLRGEILRTDGSEAKSDQISGPVSDGPALGIKLAQELLSRAGDDFFDWK from the coding sequence ATGACACATGCATATCCGACCCCCGACACCCCCCTGAAAATCGGCACCCGCGGCAGCCCTTTGGCGCTGGCACAGGCGCATGAAACACGTCGCCGCCTGATGGCTGCGTTCGACCTTCCCGAAGCGGCGTTCGAGATCGTCGTGATCCACACCACCGGTGATGATCGTGCCCTGATCGACGCAGATCGCCCGTTGAAAGAGATTGGCAACAAGGGTCTGTTCACCAAGGAAATCGAAGAGGCGATGCTGGATGGCCGTATCGACATTGCCGTGCATTCGATGAAGGATATGCCAACCGAACAGCCCGAAGGGCTTGTTCTGGACTGCAACCTGCCGCGTGAAGACACCCGCGATGCGTTCGTGTCGATCAACTACAGGTCCATCCGTGATCTTCCCAAGGGCGCCGTGGTCGGCACCTCGTCCCTGCGTCGCAAAGCCCAACTTCTGAACCGTCGTCCCGATCTTGAGGTTGTCGAGTTTCGCGGAAACGTCCAGACCCGCCTGAAAAAACTGGAAGATGGGGTGGCCGAGGCGACTTTTCTTGCGATGGCGGGTCTGAACCGTCTGGGGATGGACGGCGTGCCGAAAACAGCGATCCCGACCGAGGAAATGCTGAACGCTGTCGCCCAAGGTGCCATTGGCATCGAACGGCGCGCTGACGATCTGCGCGTCAAAGAGATGCTGGATGCCATCCACGACGCGGAAACCGGCCAACGGCTGGCCGCTGAACGCGCTTTTCTCGGTGCATTGGATGGGTCGTGCGAGACCCCGATTGCGGCCCTTGCCACGCTGGATGGCGACACCCTGACCCTGCGCGGGGAAATCCTGCGCACCGATGGGTCAGAGGCAAAGTCAGATCAGATTTCGGGGCCTGTATCAGACGGACCCGCGCTTGGCATCAAACTGGCCCAAGAGCTTTTGTCACGTGCCGGCGACGATTTCTTCGACTGGAAGTAA
- the hemE gene encoding uroporphyrinogen decarboxylase — protein sequence MTQQKTILRALAGETLPTPPIWMMRQAGRYLPEYRATRAEAGDFLKLCYNPELAAEVTLQPIRRYGFDAAILFADILLVPQALGADLWFVTGEGPRLSTITSQADFDKLVGKDDIHKTLNPIYETVRILRRALPDETTLIGFAGMPWTVATYMIAGQGTKDQGPAHALKAENRPLFEAVMDRLTEATIEYLSMQIDAGAEVVKLFDSWAGSLNDDDFRKYAVEPARKITLALKERHPGIPVIGFPREAGDGYIGFAKATGVDCVAIDNSVSPDWAAKHVQVDGCVQGNLASSHMVTGGQALVDETRKVVEAFRNGPHIFNLGHGITPDADPENVQLMIDTVRGG from the coding sequence ATGACCCAGCAAAAGACAATCCTACGCGCATTGGCGGGCGAAACGCTGCCCACGCCGCCAATCTGGATGATGCGTCAGGCTGGGCGCTACCTGCCGGAATACCGGGCCACGCGGGCCGAAGCGGGGGATTTTCTGAAACTGTGTTATAACCCGGAACTGGCAGCCGAAGTGACCTTGCAACCTATTCGCCGCTATGGGTTTGACGCGGCAATCCTGTTTGCCGACATCCTTCTGGTGCCGCAGGCGCTTGGCGCGGATTTGTGGTTCGTCACCGGGGAAGGCCCGCGCTTGTCCACCATCACCAGCCAGGCCGATTTTGACAAACTGGTGGGCAAGGACGACATCCACAAGACGCTGAACCCGATTTACGAAACGGTGCGCATCCTGCGCCGCGCGTTGCCGGACGAGACCACGCTGATCGGCTTTGCCGGAATGCCGTGGACCGTCGCGACCTATATGATCGCAGGGCAAGGCACCAAGGATCAGGGCCCGGCCCATGCGCTGAAAGCCGAAAACCGCCCGCTGTTCGAGGCGGTGATGGACCGGCTGACCGAGGCCACCATAGAATACCTTTCGATGCAGATCGACGCCGGGGCCGAAGTGGTAAAGCTGTTCGACAGCTGGGCCGGGTCGCTGAATGACGACGATTTCCGGAAATACGCTGTGGAACCGGCCCGCAAGATCACGCTGGCGCTGAAAGAGCGCCACCCCGGCATTCCCGTAATCGGATTCCCGCGCGAGGCGGGCGACGGGTATATCGGCTTTGCCAAGGCGACAGGCGTCGATTGTGTGGCGATTGATAACTCGGTCAGCCCGGACTGGGCGGCCAAGCACGTACAGGTCGATGGCTGTGTGCAGGGCAACCTTGCCTCAAGCCATATGGTGACGGGTGGGCAGGCTCTGGTGGACGAGACCCGCAAGGTTGTCGAGGCGTTCAGGAACGGCCCGCATATCTTCAACCTGGGTCACGGGATTACGCCGGATGCCGACCCGGAAAATGTGCAGTTGATGATCGACACGGTGCGGGGCGGCTGA
- a CDS encoding MFS transporter codes for MRLGIATLIIAYVLSQFYRAFLAVMTPALKADLGATPEDLARASGAWFLVFALMQIPVGWGLDNIGPRKVTAALLAVGGAGGAAVFAMATTPDHILYAMVLIGIGCSPVLMASYYIFARIYSPRVFATLAGMVIGIGSLGNIAGALPMALAVEQFGWRASLWAMSAVTLVVAGMIMLAVDNPPKLVAKDGASKGSVLDLLRMPALWAIFPIMLVNYTAAAGLRGSWAGPYLRDVYGLGTTGIGWATMGIAMAMVVGSFAYGPMDRLFNTRKWIVLPGNMIAVGLVFLLWVVPETGAWRASLIMAAIGLFGASYPLIIAHARSFVPPHLVGRGVTLMNMFGIGGVGLFQYASACVFQAAQGPDVSVTAPYQAVFLFFAVPGLIGCLLYLLSADRTD; via the coding sequence ATGCGGCTTGGTATTGCCACCCTGATCATTGCATATGTCCTCAGCCAGTTCTATCGCGCATTTCTGGCGGTGATGACACCGGCTCTGAAGGCTGATCTGGGTGCAACGCCCGAGGATCTGGCCCGCGCATCGGGGGCGTGGTTCTTGGTGTTTGCGTTGATGCAGATTCCGGTGGGTTGGGGGTTGGACAATATCGGCCCGCGCAAGGTGACAGCAGCGTTGTTGGCTGTTGGCGGAGCTGGCGGGGCCGCGGTGTTTGCGATGGCCACCACGCCGGATCATATACTTTATGCGATGGTGTTGATCGGGATCGGCTGTTCGCCGGTTCTGATGGCAAGCTATTACATCTTCGCCCGCATCTATTCCCCGAGGGTTTTTGCAACACTGGCCGGTATGGTCATCGGCATAGGATCACTGGGCAACATCGCCGGCGCATTGCCGATGGCGCTGGCAGTCGAGCAGTTCGGGTGGCGCGCCAGTCTTTGGGCGATGTCTGCGGTGACGCTTGTGGTGGCGGGTATGATCATGCTGGCTGTGGACAACCCGCCCAAACTGGTTGCAAAAGACGGTGCCTCGAAAGGGTCGGTTCTTGACCTGTTGAGGATGCCCGCGCTTTGGGCGATCTTCCCTATCATGCTTGTGAATTACACCGCCGCCGCCGGGTTGCGCGGCAGTTGGGCGGGTCCGTATCTGCGTGATGTCTATGGGCTGGGGACGACGGGCATCGGTTGGGCCACCATGGGTATCGCCATGGCCATGGTGGTTGGTAGTTTCGCTTATGGCCCGATGGATCGCCTGTTCAACACCCGAAAATGGATCGTCTTGCCCGGCAACATGATTGCCGTAGGGCTGGTGTTCCTGTTGTGGGTTGTGCCGGAAACAGGCGCCTGGCGCGCTTCGTTGATCATGGCGGCCATTGGGCTGTTCGGGGCGAGTTACCCGCTGATCATCGCACATGCCCGCAGCTTTGTGCCACCGCATCTGGTGGGACGCGGTGTCACCCTGATGAACATGTTTGGGATCGGCGGTGTCGGGCTGTTCCAATATGCTTCGGCCTGCGTGTTTCAAGCCGCACAAGGCCCTGATGTGTCGGTCACGGCCCCCTATCAGGCCGTGTTCCTGTTTTTTGCGGTTCCGGGATTGATCGGCTGTCTTCTGTATCTGCTAAGCGCAGATCGCACTGACTAG
- a CDS encoding DEAD/DEAH box helicase translates to MTKFAELGLDPKLVTTVTEAGYKTPTPIQTKAIPLVLEGRDVMGLAQTGTGKTAAFGLPLIHQLLRNHDKREPKSVKALILAPTRELVNQIAVNLRDYVDGTHLKVRTVVGGMSIKKQISTLAPGIDILVATPGRLIDLLDRKAIRLDTASFLVLDEADQMLDMGFIHALRRIAPELGTPRQTMLFSATMPKQMEELSRAYLTNPARVQVSPPGKAADKVTQGIYYSPGRNEKITLLIDLLRHDADSLSLVFSRTKHGAEKLMKTLVAEGFKAVSIHGNKSQGQRDRALAAFRSGEARVLVATDVAARGIDIPGVSHVYNFDLPEVAENYVHRIGRTARAGAGGDAISFVSGVELGLLRDIEKVMKIEIPILGGTRPVEEKRPTRTQGGGGGGGGGRRGGGGGSGRKPRANGAAHAKPRADAAPAKKRRPQRRRSA, encoded by the coding sequence ATGACAAAATTTGCAGAGCTCGGGCTTGACCCGAAGCTGGTCACAACCGTGACCGAAGCCGGATATAAAACGCCGACCCCTATTCAGACCAAAGCGATTCCGCTGGTCCTTGAAGGCCGCGATGTAATGGGCTTGGCCCAGACTGGCACCGGCAAGACGGCAGCCTTTGGCCTGCCATTGATCCACCAATTGCTGCGCAACCATGACAAGCGCGAACCGAAATCGGTCAAAGCGCTGATCCTTGCCCCCACACGCGAGTTGGTGAACCAGATCGCGGTGAACCTGCGCGACTATGTCGACGGCACACATCTGAAAGTGCGCACCGTGGTCGGCGGCATGTCGATCAAGAAACAGATCAGCACACTGGCACCGGGTATCGACATTCTTGTCGCTACACCGGGACGTTTGATTGACCTTCTGGATCGTAAAGCAATCCGTCTGGATACGGCGTCATTCCTTGTGCTGGACGAGGCTGACCAGATGCTTGACATGGGGTTCATCCATGCGCTGCGCCGGATCGCCCCCGAACTGGGCACCCCGCGCCAGACCATGCTGTTCTCGGCCACCATGCCCAAACAGATGGAAGAACTGTCCCGCGCCTATTTGACCAACCCCGCCAGGGTGCAGGTATCACCTCCGGGCAAAGCCGCCGATAAGGTGACGCAGGGCATCTATTATTCGCCCGGCCGAAATGAGAAAATCACGCTGTTGATTGACCTTTTGCGCCATGACGCGGACTCGCTGTCGCTGGTGTTTTCGCGCACCAAGCATGGCGCTGAAAAGCTGATGAAAACGCTCGTCGCAGAGGGATTCAAAGCAGTTTCGATCCACGGCAATAAAAGTCAGGGTCAACGCGACCGTGCACTGGCCGCGTTCCGGTCGGGCGAGGCGCGCGTTCTGGTTGCCACCGATGTTGCCGCCCGTGGTATCGACATTCCGGGCGTCAGTCATGTCTACAATTTCGATCTGCCCGAAGTCGCCGAGAACTATGTTCACCGCATTGGCCGGACGGCCCGCGCCGGTGCAGGCGGCGACGCGATTTCTTTCGTATCAGGCGTCGAGCTTGGTCTGCTGCGCGACATTGAAAAAGTCATGAAGATCGAGATCCCGATCCTGGGCGGCACACGCCCGGTCGAGGAAAAACGCCCAACCCGCACCCAAGGTGGCGGCGGTGGCGGCGGTGGTGGACGTCGCGGCGGTGGTGGAGGAAGTGGGCGCAAACCCCGCGCCAACGGGGCAGCCCACGCAAAACCGCGCGCGGATGCCGCTCCGGCCAAAAAACGTCGTCCACAGCGACGCAGAAGCGCCTAG
- a CDS encoding aspartate-semialdehyde dehydrogenase, with amino-acid sequence MGYKIAVVGATGNVGREMLNILAERQFPVDEIVALASRRSLGTEVSFGDTTLTTKDLDAFDFTGWDMALFAVGSEATKQYAPKAAAAGCVVIDNSSLYRYDPDIPLIVPEVNPQAIHDYKNKNIIANPNCSTAQMVVALKPLHDRARIKRVVVSTYQSVSGSGKDAIDELWNQTKGMYVPGQEVAPSVYPKQIAFNVIPHIDVFMDSGDTKEEWKMVAETKKIVDPSIRVTATCVRVPVFVGHSESVNIETEEFLDEDEARDILREAPGILVVDKREDGGYVTPVECVGDFATFISRIRQDVTVENGLNLWCVSDNLRKGAALNAVQIAELLGREVLKKG; translated from the coding sequence ATGGGCTATAAAATCGCTGTCGTTGGTGCCACGGGGAACGTGGGCCGCGAGATGCTGAACATTCTGGCAGAACGCCAGTTTCCTGTGGACGAGATTGTCGCGCTGGCGTCGCGCCGGTCGCTCGGCACCGAGGTCAGCTTTGGCGATACCACCCTTACCACCAAGGATCTGGATGCGTTTGATTTCACGGGTTGGGACATGGCGCTTTTCGCTGTCGGGTCCGAGGCCACCAAGCAATACGCCCCCAAGGCGGCTGCCGCAGGTTGCGTCGTTATCGACAACTCGTCGCTCTATCGCTACGATCCCGACATCCCGCTGATCGTGCCCGAGGTGAACCCGCAAGCGATCCACGACTACAAGAACAAGAACATCATCGCGAACCCCAACTGCTCGACCGCGCAGATGGTTGTCGCGCTGAAGCCCTTGCATGACCGCGCCCGGATCAAACGGGTTGTTGTGTCGACCTATCAGTCGGTATCCGGTTCGGGCAAAGACGCGATCGACGAGTTGTGGAACCAGACCAAGGGCATGTATGTGCCGGGGCAGGAAGTGGCCCCGTCGGTTTATCCCAAGCAGATCGCCTTCAACGTGATCCCGCATATTGACGTCTTTATGGACAGTGGCGACACGAAAGAAGAATGGAAGATGGTCGCCGAGACGAAAAAGATCGTCGATCCGTCGATCAGGGTCACTGCGACCTGCGTGCGCGTTCCGGTTTTTGTTGGCCACTCGGAATCGGTGAACATCGAGACCGAGGAGTTTCTGGACGAAGACGAAGCCCGCGACATCCTGCGCGAAGCCCCGGGCATTCTTGTCGTGGATAAGCGCGAAGACGGCGGATACGTCACGCCGGTGGAATGTGTCGGCGACTTCGCCACCTTCATCAGCCGCATCCGTCAGGACGTGACCGTCGAGAATGGCCTGAACCTCTGGTGTGTGTCAGACAACCTGCGCAAGGGTGCCGCCCTGAACGCAGTTCAGATCGCGGAACTTCTGGGCCGCGAGGTTCTGAAGAAGGGCTGA
- a CDS encoding sulfite exporter TauE/SafE family protein: MEITFQTLLLAFGLGLLGFIEPCTIGAHMLFLGGQRARSMGQRISAAFIFILARLVVMGGFGGLIVVLGQRLIGVQTSAWLVFGAIYLGLGFAIISGWDKTMRHHIGFAPERWKVASNPLLQGLAFGLNIPACAAPILFGLMGTATFSGSAATGFLMMAVFALALSLPLVPLSIIPGLARPLERLADWLRPRRWLVGVIFVGLGVWSAWFGLFVEPVDWSGT, from the coding sequence ATGGAGATCACATTTCAAACGCTGCTGCTAGCATTTGGCCTCGGGTTACTCGGCTTCATCGAACCCTGCACCATTGGCGCACATATGCTGTTTCTGGGAGGCCAGCGGGCCCGCTCGATGGGGCAGCGGATCAGTGCAGCGTTCATCTTTATTCTGGCACGGCTCGTCGTCATGGGCGGATTTGGTGGCTTGATCGTCGTGCTGGGCCAACGCCTTATCGGGGTGCAGACAAGTGCGTGGCTTGTTTTCGGCGCAATCTATCTTGGCCTTGGGTTTGCGATAATCTCTGGTTGGGACAAAACAATGCGCCACCACATCGGGTTCGCGCCCGAACGATGGAAGGTTGCCTCCAACCCGCTTCTGCAAGGACTGGCGTTCGGGCTGAACATTCCCGCCTGCGCTGCACCGATCCTTTTTGGGCTTATGGGCACTGCGACATTCAGCGGGTCGGCGGCGACTGGTTTTCTGATGATGGCGGTCTTCGCACTCGCGCTGTCGCTCCCACTGGTGCCGCTTTCCATCATTCCCGGCCTTGCTCGGCCTCTCGAACGGCTTGCAGACTGGTTGCGACCGCGTCGCTGGCTCGTCGGTGTGATCTTTGTCGGGCTGGGTGTCTGGTCCGCCTGGTTCGGTCTGTTCGTAGAACCTGTGGATTGGAGCGGGACATGA
- a CDS encoding MFS transporter, which produces MTPRRRFWHVAGAGTAFQAGSAAVDSATVMSALVFQLTGSTVAVGAVSTILRLGWLLPQLFVGYFAGRGTSSMPFYIAGAFGRTAAIAILAIVLWIGAAAGWTHATLGGLTLGLWVLYAFLSGIVGVPYNDIVARSVPSERRSRMLSIRFFGGGIVALVVAALADNLLQTLDFPTSYGAVLGIAAFLMLLSSLIFTAMGEPEQKSPSNAASSFTAYLREGAVTFQNDPVFRRFVFAQWCGGAVLIAAPFFVVAADHLGLGLENVALLLGAQTLGALAGNPLWGWWGDSLGKLSLMRAIAIARTAPPIALLVLLLMPFPPELVAPILLVVFFVLGALANGLTIAVIGLLMEISPDDRRPAYSGYFNALTAPAFVLPLVGGFAVAALGTWIVFATALAAAIGQAMFLVKIDVRE; this is translated from the coding sequence ATGACCCCCCGCCGCCGCTTCTGGCACGTCGCAGGTGCAGGCACCGCATTTCAGGCAGGGTCGGCGGCCGTGGACAGTGCAACCGTGATGTCGGCGCTGGTTTTCCAATTGACGGGCAGCACGGTCGCGGTAGGCGCGGTCTCGACGATCCTGCGGCTCGGCTGGCTTCTGCCCCAGCTTTTCGTCGGTTATTTCGCCGGTCGCGGGACGTCTTCAATGCCCTTCTATATTGCAGGCGCGTTTGGACGGACAGCGGCCATAGCAATACTCGCAATCGTTCTTTGGATCGGTGCGGCGGCCGGTTGGACCCATGCCACACTCGGTGGACTAACCCTTGGGCTTTGGGTTCTCTACGCTTTTCTCAGCGGCATCGTTGGCGTTCCCTACAACGATATTGTTGCCCGATCCGTTCCGTCGGAACGCCGGAGCCGGATGCTTTCAATCCGCTTTTTCGGTGGAGGTATCGTCGCCCTTGTCGTCGCGGCGTTGGCAGACAATTTGCTGCAAACGCTCGATTTTCCTACATCCTATGGTGCCGTGCTTGGGATCGCGGCGTTCCTGATGTTGCTCTCGTCTTTGATCTTCACTGCAATGGGAGAACCCGAGCAGAAGTCGCCTTCCAACGCGGCGAGTAGTTTCACGGCCTATTTGCGCGAGGGTGCAGTGACGTTCCAGAACGATCCGGTATTCCGTCGCTTCGTTTTTGCGCAATGGTGCGGAGGCGCTGTTCTCATCGCCGCTCCTTTTTTTGTCGTCGCGGCCGATCACCTTGGGTTAGGTTTGGAGAACGTGGCGCTGTTACTCGGTGCACAGACCTTAGGAGCGCTTGCGGGAAATCCGCTTTGGGGCTGGTGGGGCGATAGCTTGGGTAAATTGAGCCTGATGCGCGCAATCGCAATTGCCCGCACAGCTCCGCCAATCGCCCTTCTGGTTCTTCTGCTGATGCCCTTTCCGCCAGAGCTGGTTGCGCCAATCTTGCTGGTCGTCTTCTTCGTTCTTGGCGCATTGGCGAATGGACTGACGATTGCGGTTATCGGGCTGCTGATGGAGATATCACCCGACGACCGACGCCCCGCCTATAGCGGATATTTCAACGCGCTGACAGCACCCGCTTTCGTTCTCCCTCTTGTCGGAGGCTTTGCTGTCGCTGCCTTGGGAACATGGATCGTCTTCGCGACTGCGCTTGCGGCCGCAATCGGCCAAGCCATGTTTCTGGTGAAGATTGATGTGCGAGAATGA
- a CDS encoding SRPBCC family protein, with protein MKLVFGLLKGFAIVVVALIAIAFLLPSEVSVSRSIQISAPAADIFPHVNSMQATEAWSPWLSRDPNVELTYEGPEDGVGNTLRWSSDEPSVGTGIQVITASTPNERVETALDFGPQGLANAYFDLEPADGGTLVTWGFDTKLGMNPFARWMGLMFDSWIGADYEKGLANLKALVEAG; from the coding sequence ATGAAGCTTGTTTTTGGGCTGTTGAAGGGGTTCGCGATCGTCGTGGTCGCCCTGATCGCGATTGCGTTCTTGCTGCCGTCTGAAGTGTCCGTCAGTCGTTCAATACAGATATCTGCCCCCGCCGCGGACATCTTTCCGCACGTCAACTCGATGCAAGCCACCGAAGCATGGTCGCCATGGCTGTCTCGCGACCCGAATGTAGAGCTTACCTATGAAGGGCCAGAGGACGGTGTCGGTAACACGCTTCGCTGGTCGTCTGATGAACCAAGCGTAGGGACTGGTATTCAGGTAATTACGGCCAGCACCCCCAACGAACGTGTGGAAACCGCGCTGGATTTTGGACCGCAGGGATTGGCGAATGCCTATTTCGATCTGGAACCGGCGGACGGTGGGACATTGGTAACTTGGGGCTTTGACACGAAATTGGGCATGAATCCCTTTGCCCGGTGGATGGGCCTGATGTTCGACAGCTGGATTGGAGCCGATTACGAAAAAGGCTTGGCCAATCTGAAGGCGTTGGTCGAAGCTGGGTGA
- a CDS encoding CDP-alcohol phosphatidyltransferase family protein, with product MTQRRPIATRDRKWAQRAASWLAHKDITPNQISQASILCAVFAGTAFWLSGGASAVWLIIAALSVQARLLCNLFDGMVAVEGGRAESDGPFWNEAPDRYADIAILVGMGFGVGVPALGWAAATMAVLTAYTREAGAAQGLEPDFSGPMAKQHRMALATLAAVFAVFAPVVFGLVTLELALWVIFLGTAFTALRRGKRMIAALKSR from the coding sequence ATGACACAACGACGACCCATCGCAACCCGCGACCGTAAATGGGCGCAGCGCGCCGCCTCCTGGCTTGCGCATAAAGACATCACGCCCAACCAGATCAGCCAAGCGTCGATCCTGTGCGCGGTGTTTGCGGGCACGGCCTTCTGGCTGTCAGGCGGGGCGTCGGCTGTTTGGCTGATCATTGCCGCGCTGTCGGTACAGGCCCGGCTGCTGTGCAATCTGTTTGACGGGATGGTTGCGGTCGAAGGGGGGCGCGCGGAATCCGACGGTCCATTCTGGAACGAGGCACCGGATCGCTATGCGGATATCGCGATCCTTGTGGGTATGGGTTTTGGGGTTGGCGTGCCTGCGCTGGGCTGGGCTGCGGCGACCATGGCTGTTCTGACCGCCTACACCCGCGAAGCAGGTGCTGCGCAGGGGTTGGAGCCTGACTTTTCCGGCCCAATGGCGAAGCAGCACCGCATGGCGCTTGCCACATTGGCCGCAGTGTTTGCGGTGTTTGCGCCTGTTGTGTTCGGGCTGGTCACGCTGGAGCTTGCCCTTTGGGTTATCTTTCTGGGCACGGCGTTCACGGCGCTTCGGCGCGGTAAGCGCATGATCGCTGCACTTAAATCGCGTTAA
- a CDS encoding phosphatidate cytidylyltransferase produces MNAPAEFTTLISGVLAILIVASVIGQVLKARIGPDNEVIDNLVARINAWWGMAVLLALAMLGGQAGVVILFAVLSFAGLREFLTLTAKRRADHWALVVSFFVILPVQYVLIWADWYGMFSVFIPVYAFLLLPIVVAVHGDTDGFLTRVAETQWGLMICVFAASHVPALLSLNIPGYEGKNVLLVAFLVVVVQLSDVLQYVWGKLIGRHKIAPRLSPSKTWEGFLGGIISASAVGAGLWWMTPFTPLEAAGLSLVVTLMGFFGGLVMSAIKRDKGVKDWGHLIAGHGGFIDRLDSVVFSAPIFFHLTRYFWSVA; encoded by the coding sequence ATGAATGCCCCTGCTGAATTCACCACCCTGATCAGCGGGGTCTTGGCAATCTTGATTGTCGCGTCGGTAATTGGTCAGGTGCTGAAGGCGCGGATCGGTCCGGATAACGAGGTGATCGACAACCTTGTCGCCCGAATCAATGCATGGTGGGGCATGGCTGTCCTGCTGGCGCTGGCCATGTTGGGCGGGCAGGCGGGTGTTGTCATCCTGTTTGCAGTGCTCAGTTTCGCGGGGTTGCGGGAGTTTCTGACCCTGACCGCCAAGCGGCGTGCCGACCATTGGGCCTTGGTGGTCAGCTTTTTCGTGATCCTGCCGGTGCAATACGTCCTGATCTGGGCGGATTGGTATGGCATGTTTTCTGTGTTCATCCCGGTCTATGCCTTCCTTTTGCTGCCTATCGTCGTCGCCGTTCACGGTGACACGGATGGCTTCTTGACTCGCGTGGCCGAAACGCAATGGGGTCTTATGATCTGCGTCTTTGCAGCCAGCCATGTGCCTGCGCTTCTGTCGCTGAATATCCCCGGATATGAGGGCAAGAACGTGCTTCTTGTCGCGTTCCTGGTGGTCGTGGTGCAATTGTCGGATGTGCTGCAATATGTCTGGGGCAAGCTGATTGGGCGGCACAAAATCGCGCCGCGCCTGTCACCCTCGAAAACGTGGGAGGGGTTTCTGGGCGGGATTATCAGCGCCTCGGCAGTGGGGGCAGGGTTGTGGTGGATGACGCCGTTCACCCCGCTTGAGGCGGCAGGCCTGTCTTTGGTCGTCACCCTGATGGGTTTTTTCGGCGGGCTGGTGATGTCAGCCATCAAACGCGACAAAGGGGTGAAGGATTGGGGCCATCTGATCGCAGGCCATGGTGGGTTTATTGATCGGCTGGACAGCGTCGTTTTTTCTGCCCCCATCTTCTTTCACCTGACGCGCTATTTCTGGTCCGTCGCCTGA
- a CDS encoding lysophospholipid acyltransferase family protein: MFHSALPFLVGNAISLFARVVTAVRGVWQGVEPVPRQRIYFANHSSNGDFVLIWTVLPPALRGRTRPVAGSDYWLTGKLKTFIGREVFNAVLIDRNPETRREDPISQMVTALDEGASLILFPEGTRNMTDDTLLPFKPGLYHLAQARPDVELVPTWIDNLTSVMPKGKVIPVPLLCSVTFGEPLCVVENEDKAAFLARAEAALTKVADEVAR; this comes from the coding sequence ATGTTTCATAGCGCACTGCCCTTTTTGGTTGGCAACGCGATTTCGCTTTTCGCGAGGGTTGTGACAGCGGTGCGCGGCGTGTGGCAGGGGGTTGAGCCGGTGCCGCGCCAGCGCATCTATTTCGCCAACCACAGCTCGAACGGAGATTTCGTGTTGATCTGGACAGTGCTGCCGCCTGCGCTTAGGGGGCGCACCCGTCCGGTTGCCGGGTCGGACTATTGGCTAACGGGCAAGCTGAAAACCTTCATCGGGCGCGAGGTTTTCAATGCTGTTCTGATCGACCGCAATCCAGAGACCCGTCGCGAGGATCCCATCAGCCAGATGGTCACAGCGCTGGATGAAGGTGCAAGCCTGATCCTGTTTCCCGAAGGCACCCGTAACATGACCGACGACACGCTGTTGCCGTTCAAGCCCGGGCTTTACCATCTGGCGCAGGCACGACCCGATGTGGAGCTTGTGCCGACATGGATCGACAACCTGACCTCGGTCATGCCGAAGGGCAAGGTGATCCCGGTGCCGCTTTTGTGCTCGGTCACATTTGGGGAGCCGCTCTGCGTGGTCGAGAACGAGGACAAGGCGGCGTTTCTGGCGCGCGCCGAGGCTGCGCTGACCAAAGTGGCAGACGAGGTTGCACGATGA